One genomic segment of bacterium includes these proteins:
- a CDS encoding VOC family protein, translating into MNNKKPEVGSITWFDLTVPDAEKVKDFYSKVVGWKPAPVSMGDYNDYNMNSPESGKTNAGICHKRGGNAHLPSQWMIYITVKNVDDSAKTCKESGGKVLSEPKMMTGYGKFCVIEDPAGAVCTLFEPL; encoded by the coding sequence ATGAACAACAAAAAACCCGAAGTTGGTTCAATTACCTGGTTCGATTTAACTGTCCCCGATGCAGAAAAAGTAAAGGATTTCTACAGCAAAGTAGTTGGATGGAAACCTGCGCCTGTATCGATGGGTGATTACAACGATTATAATATGAACTCGCCTGAAAGTGGAAAAACAAATGCGGGCATCTGTCACAAACGTGGAGGGAATGCACATCTTCCATCACAGTGGATGATTTACATTACTGTTAAAAATGTAGATGATAGTGCAAAGACATGTAAAGAATCTGGAGGGAAAGTTTTATCCGAACCAAAGATGATGACTGGCTACGGAAAGTTCTGTGTGATTGAAGATCCTGCTGGAGCTGTCTGCACTTTGTTTGAACCGCTATAA
- a CDS encoding NAD-dependent epimerase/dehydratase family protein: MMKIMLTGGTGFIGSYVLRFLLEEGHQVNALVRNSMKLNTANHPSLKIFEGNLNNLNAMNNSLSGCDVVIHLAALVRAFTDNADEFIDTNLKGTANLLLASKQNKVKKFVFVSSLSAHSIVPDNIINEESLRNPDKYFSKYAETKGKAEDLVIKSSEEGLPYIIIYPQRMFGIGPLNDANGATKALQLYLKNKLPFLIDSGNQFACWSFVEDVARGIVSAATKDIFNQKYILGGENETLLNVYKVANKISGKSHLKIKLRLSTALSLVSFAERMAKLLGKNPIITKEWLNYVLESQKISSEKAIRELNYKITALKTALEKTITWLKDL; encoded by the coding sequence ATGATGAAAATTATGCTGACGGGGGGAACAGGATTTATTGGTAGTTACGTGCTGCGTTTTTTACTTGAAGAAGGACACCAGGTAAATGCTCTTGTAAGAAATTCTATGAAACTAAATACAGCAAACCATCCTTCATTAAAAATATTTGAGGGAAATCTTAATAATCTAAATGCAATGAACAACTCCCTTTCAGGATGCGACGTTGTAATTCATCTTGCAGCACTGGTACGTGCTTTTACAGATAATGCAGATGAATTTATTGATACAAATCTTAAGGGAACGGCGAACCTGCTTTTGGCTTCTAAGCAGAATAAAGTCAAGAAGTTTGTATTTGTTTCCAGTCTGTCGGCTCACTCAATAGTTCCGGATAATATCATTAATGAGGAATCTCTGCGTAATCCCGATAAATATTTTAGCAAGTATGCGGAGACAAAAGGGAAGGCTGAGGATCTTGTTATAAAATCTAGTGAAGAAGGACTTCCGTATATAATAATTTATCCGCAAAGAATGTTTGGCATCGGTCCGCTTAATGATGCAAATGGTGCAACAAAAGCACTTCAGCTGTATCTGAAAAATAAACTTCCATTCCTGATTGATTCGGGAAATCAATTTGCATGCTGGTCTTTTGTTGAAGATGTTGCAAGGGGAATTGTATCTGCAGCAACAAAAGATATTTTTAACCAGAAATATATCCTTGGCGGCGAGAATGAAACCCTGTTAAATGTATATAAAGTGGCGAATAAAATTTCAGGCAAATCACACCTTAAAATAAAATTAAGGCTATCAACGGCGCTGTCCTTGGTTTCGTTTGCAGAGCGAATGGCAAAACTTCTGGGGAAAAATCCGATTATCACAAAAGAGTGGCTCAACTATGTTCTTGAAAGTCAAAAGATCTCTTCTGAAAAAGCTATAAGAGAACTGAATTATAAAATCACGGCTTTAAAAACTGCACTTGAAAAAACTATTACCTGGCTAAAGGATTTATAA
- a CDS encoding Zn-dependent oligopeptidase, which yields MKLKFTIVLLFCFVLTLPSIAADKNSSSANPLLGKFNEIIPFADLTAEHIKEATDVSIKEARESLAKLYTIPKEQRTFDNTMLELDNIYNKAGNVYGCVYLMNSTHPDDAARSMAQECNAEFAKFFNEISLDENLYKAVKDYSETAEAKSLTGYKARFTQKTVEDFERNGFALPKEKRDELKAINDKLSDLTILFQKNIAEVNDYLIVDETEIDGLQEDYKNTRRQEDGKYKIDLTYPSYIPFMKFSNSESARKKLYTLYNNRAAAKNPEVLIKVLILRQQMAELLGFKTYAEYRTGDRMAKTPQNVWDFENNLVDRLKEKARMDYDELLSVKRAKLGDETIDVIQPWESGYYNNILLKEKYELDQNLVKEYFETNNVIDGLFQITQHLFGVEYEEVKDPSVWHKDVRLFNVKQDGKIVARFYIDLYPRPNKYSYAACFPMIGSKETENGPQLPTATLVCNFPAPTADMPSLLPHGDVETFFHEFGHVLHSVLTKTKLSSQSGTSVARDFVEAPSQIFENWTWNYESLKLFAKHYKTGEVLPKELFDKMLAAKNVGSGLAFTQQVYYGILDFTLHDKYDPTSSQPVVEVMKELQNKITLYPYLEGTQMFAAFGHLMGYAAGYYSYLWALVYADDMFSIFDKNGIMDKATGLKYRDIILANGSSRDELEMVVEFLGRQPSQDAFFKAIGLEVK from the coding sequence ATGAAACTCAAATTCACCATCGTTTTGCTTTTTTGCTTCGTACTAACACTACCTTCAATCGCAGCAGACAAGAATTCATCATCAGCTAATCCGCTGCTCGGTAAGTTTAATGAAATTATTCCATTTGCAGATTTGACTGCTGAACACATCAAGGAAGCAACTGATGTTTCCATAAAAGAAGCAAGAGAATCGCTTGCAAAGCTTTACACAATCCCGAAAGAGCAAAGAACGTTCGACAATACAATGTTGGAGCTTGATAACATTTACAATAAAGCCGGGAATGTTTACGGATGTGTTTATCTGATGAACAGCACGCATCCCGATGACGCTGCAAGAAGTATGGCACAGGAATGCAACGCCGAGTTTGCCAAGTTCTTCAATGAAATTTCGCTTGATGAAAATCTTTACAAAGCAGTGAAAGATTATTCAGAAACCGCCGAAGCAAAAAGTCTAACCGGATACAAAGCAAGGTTCACCCAAAAGACAGTTGAAGATTTTGAGCGCAACGGCTTCGCTCTCCCGAAAGAAAAAAGAGATGAGCTGAAAGCAATTAACGATAAGCTTTCCGATCTAACAATTCTCTTCCAGAAAAATATTGCAGAAGTAAATGATTACCTGATAGTTGATGAAACTGAAATTGATGGTCTGCAGGAAGATTACAAAAACACACGACGACAGGAAGACGGGAAATATAAAATTGATCTAACGTATCCGTCATACATCCCATTTATGAAATTTTCCAACTCCGAATCTGCGCGGAAGAAACTTTATACTTTATACAATAACAGAGCGGCAGCGAAAAATCCAGAAGTACTGATAAAAGTTTTAATCCTTCGCCAGCAAATGGCAGAGCTGTTGGGATTCAAAACATACGCTGAATACAGAACCGGCGACAGGATGGCAAAAACTCCGCAGAATGTATGGGATTTTGAGAACAATCTCGTCGATAGGCTGAAAGAAAAAGCGCGGATGGATTATGATGAACTGCTTTCGGTGAAAAGAGCAAAACTCGGCGATGAAACAATCGATGTAATTCAGCCTTGGGAATCAGGGTATTACAATAACATCCTTCTCAAAGAAAAATATGAACTAGACCAGAATCTTGTAAAAGAATATTTTGAAACCAATAATGTAATTGATGGTTTGTTCCAGATTACACAGCATCTTTTTGGTGTTGAGTACGAAGAAGTGAAAGACCCATCAGTATGGCACAAAGACGTCAGACTATTTAACGTAAAGCAGGATGGTAAAATCGTTGCAAGATTCTATATTGATTTATATCCGCGACCAAATAAATATTCCTATGCTGCCTGCTTCCCGATGATAGGAAGCAAGGAAACAGAAAATGGTCCACAGCTTCCAACAGCTACATTGGTCTGCAACTTCCCTGCACCAACTGCTGATATGCCTTCGCTCCTTCCGCACGGAGATGTTGAAACTTTCTTTCACGAGTTTGGACACGTTCTGCACAGCGTGCTGACGAAGACAAAATTATCTTCACAGTCGGGCACTTCCGTTGCGAGAGATTTTGTTGAAGCACCATCGCAGATTTTTGAGAATTGGACATGGAATTATGAATCGCTAAAGCTTTTTGCAAAGCATTACAAAACAGGTGAAGTACTTCCAAAAGAATTATTTGACAAAATGCTCGCAGCGAAGAACGTCGGTTCAGGTTTAGCCTTTACACAACAGGTTTATTACGGAATTCTTGATTTCACTCTTCACGATAAATACGATCCGACAAGCAGCCAGCCTGTTGTTGAAGTTATGAAAGAGCTTCAGAATAAAATTACATTGTACCCTTATCTTGAAGGAACGCAGATGTTCGCAGCATTCGGTCATTTGATGGGTTATGCTGCAGGTTATTATAGCTATCTCTGGGCGCTTGTTTATGCTGACGATATGTTTTCAATTTTTGATAAGAATGGAATTATGGACAAAGCAACAGGACTCAAGTACCGCGATATAATTCTTGCAAACGGAAGTTCACGCGACGAGCTTGAAATGGTAGTTGAGTTTCTCGGGAGACAGCCAAGCCAGGATGCATTCTTTAAAGCAATCGGGCTTGAAGTAAAGTAG
- a CDS encoding peptidase translates to MKQILHLTTLVYLISSSAAFFAQSGMPGVTYEINVLNYEDDLFHVTVFTEGLGKENNIYNLPATVPGTYSNLNFGRFVTSFNAYDKDGTELPTEKISINCWKISYPDKLHRIDYDVEDTFDAEVEREYVIPMAGTGISDKFIVLNTFATLGYFEGLQTIPVKLKLFYPKDWKIGTSLPLIDNYYTAESYDYLVDSPFLLGELTTAGTTVNGIKVGVYVYSPDTLYSAEKILKAAEEILQSSSEFIGYAPVSNYNFLMCFLDMKSFMEVGFAGAGALEHSYSSLFVFPAAKGMFQEVQDDIAHEFLHILSPLNLHSDVLQPFNFEVPTASQHTWLYEGVTEWASDIMQLRGGIISVDEYLKRLSKKLTTNEKFKQDISLTELSKQVYDEVITMQFINFYNKGAATAAMLDIRLLELSGGKKGLREFYLELLNLYGKDNPFPEYEFFNIFIDMTYPEIGQFIDDYIKGIQPLPFDEYMTKLGFNYIEERPSQDTSPSLGVQMGMNDKQQFIVVGLSDVCLEAGLKEGDVPVKVMETVVSMETAKQIFTSINQMKTGNIVDITVQRGEEEVVIRVPLQQKMDRHIFEEMENPTEDQLKLRETWLKNL, encoded by the coding sequence ATGAAACAGATATTACACCTGACAACATTGGTTTATTTGATTTCCAGCAGTGCTGCATTTTTTGCGCAATCTGGTATGCCAGGAGTTACATATGAAATTAATGTATTAAACTACGAGGACGATCTTTTCCATGTAACAGTCTTTACCGAAGGTCTGGGCAAAGAAAACAATATTTACAATCTTCCGGCAACTGTTCCGGGAACATATTCTAACCTGAACTTCGGAAGATTCGTTACCTCTTTCAACGCTTATGATAAAGATGGAACTGAGCTTCCGACCGAAAAGATTTCCATAAATTGCTGGAAGATATCCTATCCCGACAAACTCCACCGGATCGATTATGATGTTGAAGATACTTTCGATGCAGAAGTTGAAAGGGAGTATGTTATACCTATGGCAGGCACCGGGATTTCTGATAAGTTTATTGTACTTAATACATTTGCGACGCTGGGATACTTTGAGGGACTTCAGACTATTCCGGTAAAGTTAAAATTATTTTATCCGAAGGACTGGAAAATCGGGACCTCGCTTCCCTTGATTGACAACTACTACACAGCAGAAAGCTATGACTACCTGGTTGACTCTCCATTTCTTTTAGGTGAACTAACAACAGCCGGTACAACTGTAAACGGTATAAAGGTCGGAGTATATGTTTACTCGCCGGACACTTTGTACAGTGCTGAAAAAATACTGAAAGCTGCAGAAGAGATTCTTCAATCCTCATCAGAATTTATTGGTTATGCTCCTGTTTCAAATTATAATTTTTTAATGTGCTTTTTGGATATGAAATCTTTTATGGAGGTCGGGTTTGCCGGCGCCGGAGCTCTTGAGCACTCATACAGTTCTCTATTTGTTTTTCCTGCTGCAAAAGGAATGTTTCAGGAAGTGCAGGATGACATAGCACATGAATTTCTTCATATTTTAAGTCCGTTAAACCTTCACAGCGATGTACTGCAGCCGTTCAATTTTGAGGTGCCTACTGCTTCACAACATACCTGGTTGTATGAGGGAGTAACAGAATGGGCTTCGGATATAATGCAGCTTCGCGGCGGAATTATATCGGTTGATGAGTATCTCAAAAGACTATCTAAAAAGCTGACAACAAACGAAAAATTCAAACAAGATATCAGCTTAACCGAGCTCAGCAAACAGGTTTACGATGAAGTTATCACAATGCAGTTTATTAATTTCTACAACAAGGGGGCTGCCACTGCAGCAATGCTGGATATTAGACTTCTTGAACTTTCCGGCGGAAAGAAAGGATTAAGAGAATTCTATTTGGAATTATTGAATCTCTACGGCAAAGATAATCCATTCCCGGAATATGAGTTCTTCAATATTTTTATTGATATGACTTATCCTGAAATCGGGCAATTTATAGATGATTACATCAAAGGAATTCAGCCATTACCTTTTGATGAATACATGACAAAGCTCGGATTTAATTATATAGAAGAGAGACCATCGCAGGACACAAGTCCGTCTCTGGGCGTACAGATGGGAATGAATGATAAGCAGCAATTTATAGTTGTCGGATTGAGTGATGTCTGTTTGGAAGCTGGTTTGAAGGAAGGTGATGTTCCAGTTAAAGTTATGGAAACGGTTGTAAGTATGGAAACAGCTAAACAAATATTTACCAGCATTAATCAAATGAAAACCGGCAACATAGTGGACATCACCGTTCAGCGAGGAGAAGAGGAAGTTGTAATAAGAGTTCCCCTTCAACAAAAAATGGATCGACACATTTTTGAAGAGATGGAAAATCCAACCGAAGATCAATTAAAATTGAGAGAAACATGGTTAAAAAATCTTTGA
- a CDS encoding DUF1211 domain-containing protein, whose protein sequence is MSNKFKIRSESPSRLENFSDAVFAFSITLLMISLEVPKTFSRILELTDELIAFAITIIPLFLIWQQHRLFFRRYGLDDRTILVWNTSLLFIVLIFIFPLKFLSLFLIRFFSYVFFGTENVFNTMIEGIQVPWLMVYYGIGVLGILFIFSRFYKHVFSMRENLGLNTYETNLTHYYKRLFTHLCFIPVISICFVLVFMTVNVTVASILSGVLYSLTGIVFVVNQRWLKKIERRVS, encoded by the coding sequence ATGAGCAACAAATTTAAAATCAGAAGCGAAAGCCCGTCACGGCTCGAGAATTTCAGCGATGCAGTGTTCGCTTTCTCCATTACACTGCTGATGATTTCTCTCGAAGTTCCAAAAACCTTTTCAAGAATATTAGAACTGACGGATGAACTTATCGCATTCGCAATTACGATTATTCCATTGTTCCTGATCTGGCAGCAGCACCGATTATTCTTCAGAAGATATGGACTTGATGACAGAACAATTCTTGTATGGAACACATCTCTACTTTTTATAGTTCTGATTTTTATTTTTCCACTAAAGTTTCTTTCGTTGTTTCTGATACGATTTTTCAGTTATGTTTTCTTCGGAACAGAAAATGTTTTCAATACAATGATTGAAGGGATACAGGTCCCGTGGCTGATGGTTTATTACGGAATCGGTGTGCTGGGAATTTTATTTATCTTTTCACGTTTTTACAAGCATGTATTCAGCATGAGAGAAAATCTTGGATTGAATACTTACGAAACAAACCTTACTCATTATTACAAAAGATTATTTACGCACCTTTGTTTCATACCGGTCATTTCAATCTGTTTTGTACTTGTTTTTATGACTGTGAATGTTACGGTTGCAAGCATACTATCTGGCGTACTTTATTCTCTTACCGGAATTGTATTTGTTGTAAACCAGCGGTGGCTTAAAAAAATCGAGAGACGAGTTAGTTGA
- a CDS encoding DUF4440 domain-containing protein: protein MKKLFAILFALIFTASLLNAQDTAELKKKMQMMSDKFAKAMVSGDIGDMWDYYTEDIISMPSYEPMLRGIEACKESYKKMKKSGMKMTKFALTVTDAMQSGNLAVEIGTYTLTMEGGGMPMPWDDHGKYMNIWEVQDDGSMKLKVETWNTDVNPWEEMQKMQPPPPPAKDEHEGHNH, encoded by the coding sequence ATGAAAAAACTGTTCGCAATTCTTTTTGCACTTATCTTTACAGCATCACTACTAAATGCACAGGATACAGCCGAGCTTAAGAAAAAAATGCAGATGATGAGCGACAAATTTGCAAAGGCAATGGTCTCAGGTGATATTGGTGATATGTGGGATTATTACACAGAGGACATTATTTCAATGCCAAGTTATGAACCAATGTTGAGAGGTATAGAGGCCTGCAAAGAATCTTACAAGAAAATGAAAAAGTCCGGAATGAAAATGACAAAGTTTGCATTGACTGTTACCGATGCAATGCAGTCTGGTAATTTAGCTGTTGAGATTGGCACATATACTTTGACTATGGAAGGCGGCGGAATGCCAATGCCTTGGGATGATCACGGTAAGTATATGAATATCTGGGAAGTGCAGGACGACGGTTCAATGAAATTGAAAGTTGAGACCTGGAACACAGATGTAAACCCGTGGGAAGAAATGCAGAAGATGCAGCCACCTCCACCTCCGGCAAAAGATGAGCACGAAGGTCATAATCATTAA
- a CDS encoding alpha/beta fold hydrolase, whose protein sequence is MKTSIVILFTLIVSLNIFAQFPDSFTDGKYYEVNGAKLWALSFGEGDPLFFIAGGPGNTHYGLRHFDSLSTTNTLVYYDAFGRGKSDTAKFVTEYTLERDIEDLEGLRVAMGFDKINILGHSYGGVVAQGYAIKYPQNVSHLIIANSFHSYLMWQENCDNSNHEIKTNYPEVWEELMRIREQGAVSSDPIHQEIYGRVPYGFLYAYNPENFKPSGRKPYPNPLNAKLYYQMVGRDGDFELTSDIGTFDYRKQLKDLKMPILIYGGRYDRVAVPRMMVEYKMYCPQAEFVMFEKSGHNPQVEEPSKLFTVIRNFLNK, encoded by the coding sequence ATGAAAACCAGTATTGTAATTCTCTTCACATTAATAGTAAGCTTAAACATATTCGCACAATTCCCCGACAGCTTCACAGATGGAAAATATTATGAAGTAAACGGAGCAAAACTCTGGGCACTCAGTTTTGGTGAAGGTGATCCATTATTTTTTATCGCGGGCGGTCCGGGCAATACACATTACGGATTAAGACATTTCGATTCACTTTCAACAACAAACACTTTGGTTTATTACGATGCTTTCGGAAGAGGGAAATCCGATACTGCAAAATTTGTTACGGAGTATACTCTGGAAAGAGATATTGAAGACCTTGAGGGATTGCGAGTTGCAATGGGTTTCGATAAAATAAATATTCTTGGACACTCTTACGGCGGAGTTGTTGCACAGGGTTACGCAATTAAATATCCGCAGAATGTTTCTCATCTTATAATCGCAAATTCATTCCACAGTTATTTAATGTGGCAGGAGAACTGCGACAATTCAAACCACGAGATAAAAACAAACTATCCTGAAGTATGGGAAGAGCTGATGAGAATAAGAGAGCAAGGTGCCGTTTCTAGCGATCCAATTCACCAGGAAATATACGGACGCGTACCTTACGGATTTTTGTATGCATACAATCCCGAAAACTTTAAACCAAGCGGAAGAAAGCCTTATCCGAATCCTTTGAATGCAAAATTGTATTACCAGATGGTCGGCAGGGATGGCGACTTTGAACTCACAAGCGATATCGGGACATTTGATTACAGGAAACAGTTAAAAGATCTGAAGATGCCGATACTGATTTACGGCGGACGTTACGACCGTGTTGCTGTTCCGCGAATGATGGTTGAATATAAAATGTACTGCCCGCAAGCTGAGTTTGTTATGTTTGAAAAAAGCGGACACAACCCGCAGGTGGAAGAACCATCCAAACTTTTTACAGTTATACGGAATTTTCTAAACAAATAA
- a CDS encoding SRPBCC family protein encodes MKIYQLKTVQNLPIGIEEAWEFFSNPNNLSVITPEWLNFKVTSKLPDKMYAGMIITYKVHPVLGIPNTWVTEITHVKEPFYFVDEQRFGPYKFWHHQHHFKETANGVEMTDIVSYALPFDPFSRSINSLLVEKKVKEIFKFREKKLMELFPNVIAIPT; translated from the coding sequence ATGAAAATCTATCAACTAAAAACAGTTCAGAATTTGCCAATCGGGATCGAGGAGGCGTGGGAGTTTTTTTCAAATCCTAATAATCTTTCCGTAATAACTCCGGAGTGGCTAAACTTTAAAGTAACCAGCAAGCTGCCGGATAAAATGTATGCGGGAATGATAATCACTTATAAAGTCCACCCGGTGCTTGGAATACCAAACACGTGGGTAACAGAAATCACTCACGTTAAAGAACCGTTTTATTTTGTGGACGAGCAGAGATTTGGTCCGTATAAATTCTGGCATCATCAGCATCACTTCAAAGAAACAGCTAACGGAGTTGAGATGACAGACATCGTCAGCTATGCACTTCCATTCGATCCATTCAGCAGATCGATTAATTCACTTCTCGTGGAGAAGAAAGTAAAAGAGATTTTTAAGTTCAGGGAGAAGAAGCTGATGGAACTTTTCCCGAATGTCATTGCGATCCCGACTTAA
- a CDS encoding GMC family oxidoreductase produces the protein MKTLKTEVLIIGSGFGAAPSALHFSERGYDVLMIEKGNNIVPEKDFKQTMDPKYLLKYIKSIKGDGVQFTFAEGLGGGSGFYEMVSFRAPSIAFDLKDEKGNKLWPSGITRKILDPYYEISERNMNVHQIAKEEVPKNGVVFCKLMHTLGYSVDRVNYSVKNCRGASYCVAGCSFGSKQNLITTYFRKAESHGLRSLTNIQAEQIIPLNTNGHLYQHPYRIEDIPYRYQVNAYSDTDKESITIFTKILILAAGTVGTAILLMKSKKYFENASEHIGRNINVNGSVKTLGLLPPDFIMGDMFVGQSHPGVVSYEFLESRGITISTSKPLPVDAVSTAHFRVEDDERNPSWWGSAHVDFMKNYRRRAFVLYALGLSTSSAELIRNGNGGFKPYLKIDDRFRDYYKNTVELLHSIFRRNGAKIVNLDFIDGEGNEYHDIHITTAHMTSSCRMADNIEQGVVNSKGEMFNYPGLFITDGAVIPSSLAVNPYLTILANAERMTDLIVEDYRRN, from the coding sequence ATGAAAACTTTAAAGACAGAAGTGTTGATTATCGGGAGTGGATTTGGTGCCGCTCCATCGGCTCTACACTTTTCCGAAAGAGGATATGATGTTTTAATGATTGAAAAGGGCAATAACATCGTGCCCGAAAAAGATTTTAAGCAAACAATGGATCCCAAATACCTCCTTAAATACATTAAAAGTATAAAAGGTGATGGAGTACAATTTACTTTCGCTGAAGGATTGGGCGGGGGTTCCGGTTTTTATGAAATGGTTTCATTCAGAGCTCCCTCGATTGCTTTCGATCTTAAAGATGAAAAGGGAAATAAACTATGGCCATCCGGAATAACAAGAAAAATTCTCGATCCTTACTATGAAATCTCGGAAAGAAATATGAATGTTCATCAGATAGCCAAGGAAGAGGTTCCTAAAAATGGTGTGGTGTTCTGCAAACTGATGCATACTCTCGGCTATTCAGTTGATCGGGTTAATTATTCGGTTAAAAATTGCAGGGGTGCCAGTTATTGTGTTGCCGGGTGTTCGTTTGGTTCAAAACAGAATTTGATTACTACATATTTCCGAAAAGCCGAAAGTCACGGACTCAGATCACTGACAAATATTCAGGCAGAACAAATCATACCCTTAAATACAAATGGACATCTGTACCAGCATCCATACAGAATAGAAGATATTCCGTACCGTTATCAGGTAAATGCTTATTCAGATACTGATAAAGAGAGTATTACTATTTTCACCAAAATATTAATTCTTGCGGCCGGCACAGTTGGTACCGCTATACTTTTAATGAAATCTAAAAAATATTTTGAGAATGCCAGCGAACATATCGGGAGAAATATTAATGTAAACGGTAGTGTAAAAACTTTGGGACTTCTTCCTCCTGATTTTATTATGGGAGATATGTTTGTTGGTCAATCTCATCCGGGTGTTGTTAGCTATGAATTTCTGGAATCAAGAGGAATAACAATATCAACCTCTAAGCCACTACCTGTCGATGCAGTTTCAACAGCTCACTTCAGGGTTGAAGATGATGAAAGAAATCCTTCCTGGTGGGGATCCGCACACGTTGATTTTATGAAAAATTACAGAAGAAGAGCTTTTGTACTTTATGCTCTGGGACTTTCAACATCCTCAGCAGAGCTGATAAGAAACGGCAACGGCGGGTTCAAACCATATTTAAAGATCGATGACCGGTTCAGAGATTACTATAAAAACACTGTTGAATTACTCCATTCAATATTCAGAAGAAATGGTGCCAAGATTGTCAATCTGGACTTTATTGATGGAGAAGGAAATGAATACCACGACATTCATATCACAACGGCTCACATGACAAGCTCATGCAGAATGGCTGACAATATCGAGCAGGGTGTGGTAAACTCAAAAGGCGAAATGTTTAATTATCCCGGCCTATTTATAACGGATGGGGCAGTAATTCCATCTTCGCTTGCAGTTAATCCTTATCTGACAATCCTTGCAAATGCCGAACGAATGACAGATCTGATTGTGGAAGACTATCGCAGGAATTAA